Proteins from one Capricornis sumatraensis isolate serow.1 chromosome 2, serow.2, whole genome shotgun sequence genomic window:
- the CALM1 gene encoding calmodulin-1: MADQLTEEQIAEFKEAFSLFDKDGDGTITTKELGTVMRSLGQNPTEAELQDMINEVDADGNGTIDFPEFLTMMARKMKDTDSEEEIREAFRVFDKDGNGYISAAELRHVMTNLGEKLTDEEVDEMIREADIDGDGQVNYEEFVQMMTAK; the protein is encoded by the exons ATG gCTGATCAGCTGACCGAAGAGCAGATTGCTG AATTCAAGGAAGCTTTCTCCCTATTTGACAAAGATGGTGACGGCACCATCACAACCAAGGAACTCGGAACCGTCATGAGGTCGTTGGGCCAGAACCCGACAGAAGCCGAATTGCAGGACATGATTAACGAGGTGGACGCCGATG GTAATGGCACCATTGACTTCCCAGAatttttgactatgatggctagaAAAATGAAAGACACTGACAGTGAAGAAGAGATCCGCGAGGCATTCCGAGTCTTTGATAAG GATGGCAACGGTTACATCAGCGCCGCAGAGCTCCGCCACGTCATGACAAACCTGGGAGAGAAACTGACAGATGAGGAAGTCGACGAGATGATCAGAGAAGCTGACATCGATGGAGACGGACAAGTCAACTACGAAG AATTCgtacagatgatgactgcaaaATGA